A genomic region of Cygnus atratus isolate AKBS03 ecotype Queensland, Australia chromosome 13, CAtr_DNAZoo_HiC_assembly, whole genome shotgun sequence contains the following coding sequences:
- the TSC22D3 gene encoding TSC22 domain family protein 3: MSTGVYQSPMEVAVYQLHNFSISFFSSLLGGDVVSVKLDNSASGASVVAIDNKIEQAMDLVKNHLMYAVREEVEVLKEQIKELLEKNSQLERENSLLKTLASPEQLEKFQSRLPAEVLCSQEQSPGAAPPAPHAGGSAV; encoded by the exons ATGAGCACCGGCGTGTACCAGTCCCCCATGGAGGTGGCTGTGTACCAGCTCCACAACTTCTCcatctccttcttctcctctctgctgggGGGGGACGTGGTCTCCGTGAAGCTGGACAACAG CGCCTCCGGAGCCAGCGTGGTGGCCATCGACAACAAGATCGAGCAGGCAATG GACCTTGTGAAAAACCATCTGATGTATGCAGTgcgggaggaggtggaggtCCTGAAGGAGCAAATCAAAGAACTGTTGGAGAAAAACTCCCAGCTGGAGCGTGAGAACAGCCTCCTGAAGACCCTGGccagccccgagcagctggAGAAGTTCCAGTCGCGGCTCCCTGCCGAGGTGCTGTGCTcgcaggagcagagccctggggcagcccccccggccccgcacgcGGGGGGTTCTGCGGTGTAA